The nucleotide sequence aaataatattttctaatttgttcaACCAGTTTCTGAACGGAATTATGACATTTTTGTTGGTCTGGCATTTCAAGATCGTAAGTATAGGCCATAAGCTTAATCGAGGTTAAGGCattagacttgtaatctgagggtcgcgggttcgaatccccgcggcaccaaacatgctcgccttttcagccgtgggggtgttataatgtgacggtcaatcctactatttgttggtaaaagagtagcccaagagttggcgtgggtggtgatgactagctgccttccctctagactttcactgctaaattagggaagggctagcgcagatagcccttgtgtagctttgcgcgaaattcaaaacaaaccgaagtGTGTACGCCTGGTTCGGctttaatattatgtgtttatcatttatttactcGAGCATATAATCCATGGAATTATAGAATACCTGACTTTCTTAATTCAGTCAGGGTATTAAAGTCGGATATTTCAATAGTCCTCTATCTTGAATGTTTCTTGGCTTAGCCATTTGTTTTCTTGCCCTCGATCCCAGCGACCAGACAGTAGAGAAGAAGAAGTCCGGCCagtttaaataagataagactgtgttttgtgtttgaaactacacttgttgtttctttttctattcctgtgtattaatattaattaagttCACTACTGGCTTGGGAATCATATGCCGTTCTGGAGTAATcaggtatatatttttatttctagaaaaattaataaagaagttAAACCTTTCAAATGTAAATCAAATTTGAATTACAATGTAGTTTATtcgtttaaataaaatttttgtagTACACACATACACGAACATGTATGGATATTTTTCTCCACTACCAAGAAGTGTATATTATTGACAGTGCATagttaataacaacaacagtagcCATTTTAAAACCAGATTAGTTTATTCAAACGCAGATACgtagaaagataaaacaaagaaaaaactataCAGTTTTCGTACAGTATTTCACCAGGCTTACAGAACGAAGATTGTGACCAGAATAGAAATACAATGAAAGACGAAGAATTTGGAAAGATCGTTTCGTATTTCGTCTCTAGAGTATATTAGATAATTAATCTGTTCGTGGAACGTTTGATAGTTTTTTTCTTCTCTGAACAGAATACAAATACGTTaacgaaaaaacaaaaccaatgaTTTTCTATACACCTTTCTGAGATTAATACCTTAACATGAGATattgcaacaaatatttttaatacttcagATCTTATCAGAAAAAAAGTAGTTAgttataactattttttattcaaCCGTCGTCTATGCAACtttctttttaatgaaatacgTGTAAGTTACATGTGGCCTTAGATTTGCCTTCAGTGACCATATCCTCCATGCCCAAGTCCTCCATAAGCATAACCACCATAACCTAATCCTCGAATACCAGAACCGCCATAGCCTAATCCCCCGTAACCATATCCGCCATATCCAAGACCTCCGTGACCATATCCGCCGTAGCCTAGTCCTCCGGAACCGTGTCCGCCATAGCCAAGGCCTCCATGACCATAACCGCCATAGCCTAATCCTCCATGAACTCCGTAGCCAACACCAAGACGACCGTAAAGGCCGTAACCTTTTTGCCCGTAAATTCCCCGAGCACCATGGACAGCGCCCCCATAACCGCCGTAAGCACCCAAATTTTGGTGGCCACCATAGTCGCTCAGCCCTTGCAGTGATCCGTAAGCCCCATGTAAGGCACCAGCCTTATGGAACCCGGACTTTTTGTCGTACGAGTAAGCTTTCTCGTACCCCACCCCCTTGTTACGGGAATAGGAATCAATATCCTTAAAGCCACCACCATAGCCACCATGAGCACCGTAGGCGCCCAGATTTCTGTGACCAGCATACGTATGAAGACCCTGTAGCCCATGTCCATATCCTCTATGAAGGGCTTGTGCCCCATAGCCAGCTTGACCGTGAGCACCATAACCAGCTCCATAACCACCATGTCCTCCACCATAACCAGCTCCATAACCACCGTATCCTCCACCATAACCAGTTCCATAACCACCGTATCCTCCACCATAACCAGCTCCATAACCACCGTATCCTCTACCATAACCTCCGTAACCCCCGTATCCGTGAAGAGGAGCGTAAGCATAACCTCCATATCCGTGAAGAGGAGCGTAGCCATAACCTCCAATTCCATAGCCAGTGCCGTAACTACCGCCGTAGTGAGGCGCTGCGAAAGTCTCGGATTTCTTTAAGTCCTCCTTCTTGTCTTCAGCGAAGACTACTCCAAGGAGGAGCAGAAATAACACAGCCTATAGAAGCAAAAAAATAAAGATGTAACCAAGCTTTACTTGTCACAAGTAACAATATGTGGATTAAGGTGAACCAATAAtaagtcattattatttttaaaactttgttctcAACGAGTTTCAATGAAACCAGAATCAAAGTGACCTAATAATTCTTATTCTTGTCTCTAACTGGTAATTATAGAAGCCAGGGAATCTCATTTAAACAGCTACATATAAACACTGCACGCGTTAGAATAAAACTGCCTATTCTGCACTACTCCCTCCAAAATACTA is from Tachypleus tridentatus isolate NWPU-2018 chromosome 2, ASM421037v1, whole genome shotgun sequence and encodes:
- the LOC143236155 gene encoding uncharacterized protein LOC143236155 is translated as MKSAVLFLLLLGVVFAEDKKEDLKKSETFAAPHYGGSYGTGYGIGGYGYAPLHGYGGYAYAPLHGYGGYGGYGRGYGGYGAGYGGGYGGYGTGYGGGYGGYGAGYGGGHGGYGAGYGAHGQAGYGAQALHRGYGHGLQGLHTYAGHRNLGAYGAHGGYGGGFKDIDSYSRNKGVGYEKAYSYDKKSGFHKAGALHGAYGSLQGLSDYGGHQNLGAYGGYGGAVHGARGIYGQKGYGLYGRLGVGYGVHGGLGYGGYGHGGLGYGGHGSGGLGYGGYGHGGLGYGGYGYGGLGYGGSGIRGLGYGGYAYGGLGHGGYGH